The DNA segment CCCGACGAGGTGCGGCGGCTTGCCCGCGTAGTCGCCCACGCCGAGGTTGACGTTGGGCTCGCGGAAATGCAGCGGGCGCAGTTGCGCGTGGCAATCGGTGAAATGCAGCAGGTGCACATTGCCGAAGCGTGGCACGTCGTAGAGCTTGCCGGCGGCCTGCGCGGCTTGGGCGTCGGTGGCGGGAAAGGTCATGCCGCCGGCGCCGGCGATAGCCAGCACCTGCAGGAACTCGCGTCGGTTCATTGTCTCGTCCTGTGCATGTCATGCGCCGGTGTCTGGCTCTTGCGACCCGGCATCTTGTGGCCGATGTGGCCGATGTGGCTACTTCTGCGTTGGCGTGGCGTACCTGGCCAGCGCCGCGACTTCCTCTTCCAGCATCTCGCCAACCTCCTTCTGCACGACCTTGCCGTGGGCGTCGATCACGTACAGCTCGGGCAGGCCGCGGCGCTTGCCGAGCGCGGCGCGCAGCGCGGGCGTGTCCATCGCGGCCGGGAAGGTGTAGCCGTGTTTCGCCATGTAGGCGGTGGCGTCGCGAGGGTCCTTGTCGATGCTGAGCGCCAGCACCTGCAGCCCGCCGCGCGCGCCGCCGGTGCTCTCAAAGAGCTTTTGCAGGCGCGGGTTCTGCAGTGCGCAGAAGGGGCACCACGATGCCCAGACTTCCACCACCAGCGGCCTGCCGGCCAGGTCGGCGGGCGTCAGGACCCGGCCGTCGAGCAGCTGCACCGGCGGCAGGCGCACGGTGTCGCCTACCTCCAGCGCGGCGGCCGCGCCGCTCCAGGCCAGTGCGGCAAGCAGGAGCAGCACGCGCGCGCGCCGCAGCGAGCCTGCCATGTGGCTGGGTGTCATCGCGCAGCCTTACTGGTTGACCGGCGAGGCCGGGTCCAGCAGCAGCGCCATCACGTCGCGGATCTGCTGCTCGGTGAGGATGCCCTTGTGCCCGAAGCGTGGCATGTTGGAGCAGGCCGCGAACGCGCTGGAATCCCAGATCTTGCCCCAGGTGTACTTGAGCACCGCCTCGGAGTCGCCGCGCAGCTTGCCGTACTGGTACAGCGACGGGCCGATATTGCCAAACGAGATCTCGGCCTTGGTCATCTGGTGGCAGGCATAGCAGTTGGCGCCGTTGGGGCTGCCGACCGCATCGGAGAACTGCATGCCGCGCCCGTTCTGGGCGGTCTTCTCGCCTTCCTTCCAGTCGCCCAGCCATTGCTTGTCGGCGGGGTACTTGATCTGCTTGAACTCGGCGGCCTCGATCTTCCTGGCCACCGCGGCTGGCACCTTGGAGCGGTCGGGGTAGTCGCTGCAAGCCTTCTGCATGGCGTCGCGATCGAGCACGCCTTCGACCGTGGCGGGGCCCTTGGAGGTAAAGGAGCTTTCGATCAGCGTCTTCATGTCGGCGTCGCTGACGGCGGCGGCCTTGGCGGTGATGTTCGCAGGCTTTGTGGCCTTGGCTGGCTTGGCGCTGTCCTGCGCGTGAGCCACGCCACCCATGCAGGCCAGCATGGCGAACGTGGCCAGCGTGCCTTGTGCGTATTTGTGCGCTTGTTTCATCTCTGCTCTCCCTTGCCTCAGCGCTTCATGGCCGGACCGTCGTATGTGCCGCCGTTTGCGTTCCTGGCGAGGAACAGGCTCAGCGCGGTGATCACGTCGGAGCCATAGGCGGGTTCGGGAAAGCGCTGCTGGCGCAGGCAGTCGTAGAGGCGGTGCTGCATCGAGCGTACCTCGCCCTGCGAGACGCGGTAGGCGGGCCACGTGGTGTACGCGGCTTGCGCGCCTTGCTTGGTCAGCAGGTTGGGCAGCTCTTGCAGGCGGATGCGCTGGCCGTCCACGGCGTGGCAGGTGGCGCAGGCGAAGTCGTAGGCGCCGCCACGGTAGAAGAACATCTTCTGGCCAAGGGCGTACACGCGCTTTTCTTCGGGATGGTTCAGCTCCACATTCATCTTGATGCCGCGCGATTCGCCGGCCACGAAGGCCACCAGGCGCTCGATGTCGGAGGGCTTGCCGGTGGAGGCGAAGGGATTCTTCATGGCCTCTTCCTGGGTCAGGCCCTGCAGCGTCACGCGGCAGTAGGCCAGGCGTTGCTCCAGGTCCATCACGCGCCCGGTGTCCTTGAACAGGCGCGGCAACTCGGCGTAGGCGCCCTTGGTCACGCCGGGGCCCTTGCCCAGGTCGCATTGCTCAAGCGAGGCGTTCTTGGGGCCGGCGGGCTTTTTCCAGAGTTCCTCGCCGGCGGCTTCCCACAGTTCGGCGGGGTTGCCCTCGGCGAGCATCTGCCGGTACTTGGCGATTTCCTCGGCGGTGCTGCCCTGGGCGTGCACCGCCGCGGCGGCAAGCGCCACGGTGCCGGCCAGCGCCAGCGCCAGCGCGGCGCCGGTGTGGCGGCGTCTGATCGTTTTCATGGGGCTTCTCCTCGGGGCCTCGGAGCCTGCCGCCGTGTGGCGTCAGTCCGTGCGTGCCCATCTTATGGCTTGTCTTCCCGTTATCGGCGCCCGGTGCGGGCCGGCTCTTGCGCGGGTGCTGCTTGCAACCTCTAACAACCTCTATTTACGGCTTGCGTATCTACAGCTTGCGTATTTACGGCTTGATATAGGCATAGCCTTCATCGAACTGCAGTTTGGCCACTTCCACCACGCCAGCCTGTACCACCTTGGCTTCCATCAGCAGGCTGGACTCCGGAATCTTGCGCGCCATGAGCGTATTGCGGCAAACGCGGAACTCGACGCCGGAACTGGCCAGCGCGCCGACCGCCGCCTCGAAGGTGTTGCCGCGCGCGTCACGCGCGCCTTGCACGATGAAGTCCACGCCGTAGCCAAACGCCACCACCACGATCTTGGTATCCGGCGCGGCGTTCAGGTGGTTGCGCAGGTTGGCCATGGCGCGCACTGCCTGGTCCGTGCCTTCGGACAGCTGGTAGACCACCTTGACGCGCCCGCCCTTGCCCGCAGCCGCCGGCGCCGCTTGCGCCGCCGCCTTGGCGGCCAGGCCCATCGCCGCCAGCGCCGCCGTTGCTCGAATAAATGCTCGCCGCATGATTGCTATCCTTCCGGTCGCGCCCCCGCGCGCACCATGCGCCGGCCCGGGCCCGACATTCGACCTGAACCATAGCAGAGGATGCCGCTGCCCGCTCGGCCAGGCCGGTACCGGCCCGTAGCCGGTTCGATCAGGAAATGGTGGCTTCGTCGGTCCGCTTGTCGCCGCGGTTGTCGACCCAGGTCACCGTGACCTTGTCGCCCTTGGCGCCGCCCTTGAACTTGAAGTTCAGGAAGGGATCCTTGGATACCGCCGGGCCGAACTGGGCCTGGAATACCTCCTTGCCTTTGCACTGTGCCGTCACGCTCTGGATATGCCAGGCGGGAATGATCTTGCCGGACGCGTCCTTGCGCTGGCCGGTTTCCATGTCATGCTTCATCAGGATCTTGACGTCGACCACACCGCCGCTCTCGGCGGCACGTACGCGCATCGGGTCTGCCATGTTCTTTCCTCTTTCAGGTAATGGTGGGGCGGGAAATCCGCTTGGGTGGATGGGAGCGTGGCCTCAGCCGCCGCAGCCACCCAGCGTCACCTTGATTTCCTTGGACGCCACGTACCATTTGCCGCCGGCCTTGACGGCGGCGTACACCATCGAGGTCTGGCCCATCTTCACCCGCGTGGAGACGAAGGGCTCGGTGCCGGCCGGGATGATGAAATCCGCTGCCAGCGTGTTGGGGTTCTTTTCCACCAGGATGGCGATCTGCTCGGTGCCAGGGATGTTGCTGGTCACGGCGACCGGCACCACGGCGCCGTTCTCGGCGATGTCGGGGGCGGTAAAGACAATGGCGGTGCTCTTCTCGGTGCCGCTGCCGCCAAATGCCTTGATGACGTCGGCCACGCTCTTGCCGTCGAAGGCGGTCTTGTTCCACTCCGCCGCCTGCGCCTTGCTGATCAGGCCGGTGGCGGCCATCAGTGCGAGCACGGAGGTGACCCGCAATACGTCTCGTCGTTTTGAATGCATTGTTTCCTCTTCTCCTGCGTTTTCCGTTCCGGCTTGGTTTTCTGTTGGCCTGCCGCGCCTTTTTTTCGCGCCGCAGCGGGCGGTGCATTGCCGCCCTCGCACAGGGGCGCCATCGGCGCCCCTTTGGTCCCGAAGCCGTAACCGGTCCGGGCAGGGCTTGCCCTGGCTGTGCTTACTTGGCCGGGGCGCCTGCCAGCACCCACTCCACGACCGTCTTCAGGTCGGCATCGCTCAACGCGGCATTGGCGGGCATCGGCACCGGGCCCCAGACGCCAGAACCGCCGCCCTTGACCTTCTTGGTCAGCGTTGCCAGCGCGTTCTTGTCGCCCTTGTACTTGGCCGCCACGTCCTTGTAGGCCGGGCCAACCAGCTTCTTGTCGACCTGGTGGCAGCCCATGCAGGCGTTCTTGTTGGCGATTTCCTGGGCCTTGGCGGCATCGACCGCAGCGTTGGCCGAGGCGGCGCAAGCCAGCATCAGCGTTGCGATGACAAACTGCTTCATGGATATGCTCCGAACTTTGAAGAGCCGTGGGGACGGCGAAAAGCCCGCTCGCTGCCAGTATTGCCTGTCGGCACGGCCGGCGCGGCGGCGCGCTGGCCGCGCCACGGGGCGGCCAGTCCGCTATTTTGCCTCAAGAATCCACCCCACCACGGTGCGCAGGTCGGAATCGGGAATCTGCGCCTGGGGCGGCATCGGCATGCTGCCCCAGGCGCCCTGCCCACCCGCCCGGATCTTGTGGGCGAGCGCGTCCTGCGCATCCTGACCCTGGTACTTGCGCGCGACCTCGGCAAAGCTCGGGCCGACCAGCTTGCGATCGGTCGCGTGGCAGGCCATGCACTGGTACTGGCTGGCCAGCTTCGCACCCGCCGTCTCGCCGAGTGTGGCCGGGGTGGCGGCCGCGGGTGCGCTGGCGCCGCCGCCAGCCCAGCCGCGCGTGGGCCCCACGGTGCGCTGTTGCGCCGCCAGGTCGCCGTGGGCATCGCGGGCATAGGCCGGCATGGTCGACACAATCCTGACCGTGGGCGTGCAATCCTTCATGCACGCCGCATTGCGCGTATCCGCCCGGCCCCGCCCGGGCCACAGGCCATGTTGCAGGGTCATGCCGTTGCGGTTCGGCATTTTTTGCTGCACCTCGGCGATATTGCCATCCGACAGCGTGAATTCCGCCGGCACGATATCGCCCAGGTTGAGCAGGTAGGCCGTGACTGCGTAGACGTCGTCGGCGGACAGGCTCCGGGGCGCGTTCCACGGCATCGCACGGTGGATGTAGTCCCACAGGGTGCTGACCGTGCTGACCTTCATCAGCGTGGTGCGGTACGGCTGGTTGCCGGTCAGCGAGGCCACCCGGCCACGCCGGATATCCTCGGCGCTGGTGCCGCCGACGATGGGCGAGAACACTTCGTTGGACTCACCGAAGTCGCCATGGCACGAGGCGCATTTTCCGTCCCAGATCTTTTGTCCCTGCGACACAGTGCCGCTGCCCTTGGGCAGGCCCTGGAAGTCGGGGCGCACATCGATATCCCAGGCCTTGACCTCGGCCGGCGTGGCAGTGCGGCCGAGCGCGGCACGCGCACTGTCAGCCGGGGCGGCGGCCATCGCCACCTGCACGCATAGCGCGGCGGCACAGGCGAGCATTGCCGCACGCCCGGCACCGGGCAAGTTAGTCAACGTGGACATTGGAGACCTCGCCGCCATCCGCCACCTGCCAGCTCTGGATGGCGTTGTTGTGATAGATCGAGCGCGCGCCCCGCACCGCGCGCAGCTGCGCCAGGCGGGGCTGCACGTAGCCGGTCTCGTCGATGGCGCGGCTCTGCAGGATCGCCGGGGAGCCATCCCACACCCAGTCCAGGTTGAAGCGCGTCAGGCATTTGGAGAGCACGGGCGTTTCCAGCCTTGCTGTGCGCCAGTTGCGCCCGCCGTCGACGGACACATCGACGCGCTTCACGCGCCCGCGCCCGGACCACGCCAGCCCGCTGATGTTGTAGAAGCCACGCCCCACCAGCTGCTGCCCGCCGGAGGGCGTGGTGATAACGGACTTGCACTCCTGGATCGAGGTGTACTGGCGCAGCATGCCGTCGGGCATCATGTCCACGTAGTGCACGGTTTCGTCCTTGGTGTTCCACGGCTGATCGCCGAGCTCCAGCCGGCGCAGCCACTTGACCCACGACACGCCCTGCACCCCGGGCACCACCAGCCGCAGCGGGTAGCCGTTTTCGGGGCGCAGCATCTCGCCGTTCATGCCCCAGGCGACGATGATCTCGTCGGCCAGCGCCATCGCGATGGTGCGGGTCATGCCTGAACCGTCGCCGCCCTCGGCCAGCAGATAGCGCCCGCGCTTGAAGTCCGCGCCGGCATCGTCGAGCAGGACCTTGAGCGGCACGCCGGTGAACTCGCAGCACGACAGCATGCCGTGGGTGTACTGCACCGTGGGCACCGCCACGTTGCCCCACTCCATGCCAGTATTGGCCCCGCACTCGATGAAGTGCATGCGCGACACCGCGGGCAGGCGCATCAGGTCGTCCATGGTGTAGACGCGCGGCGCCTTCACCAGGCCATTGATCATCAGGCGGTGGCGGGCCGGATCGATGTCTTGCCAGCCTTGATGATGCCGCTCGAAGTGCAGGCCGTTGGGCGTGATGATGCCGAAGAAGCCTTGCAGCGGGGCAAAGGATACCGAGGCCGCCGATACCCGCGTCAGTCCTGGCGACTCGCGGCGCACCAGGTTCTTCTCGAACGGTGACGGCTGGCCGTAGGGATGCGCGGCAACCGGCTGGCCGAGCGTGGTGGCCCAGGGTTGCGGGGTGAGGATGGCGTCGTCGCCGGCAGCGCCATCCGCTGCGCGGGCCCGGCTGGCGACGCCAGCGGCCAGCGCGGCTGCGGCGCCCAGGAAGCTCTTGCGCAGGAAGTCGCGCCGAGGACTGTCGGACGCACCTACGCCATGCTGCGTGATGTCCTGCTGCAGCGAGGCGCTGACGAAATGTTCCGGCGCACGCACGATGCGCCCGGGGCGGCTCTGTTGCGGCACTGCGGTCTCCTCCGGCTCGCGCGTGCGGCGCCAGAGGCGCCGTCGGCGAACCTGTTGTGGGTCAGCGCCCGCGCAAGCGGACGGCTGCCGTCGAACCTTGGTGCGAGCGTTGCGGCCCTGGCGCGTGGCGCCCGGCGCATCGCTCAGCGGCTGCGCCGGCGCGGTGCCGGGGTGGCCTGCGGCATGAAGCGATCGACCATGCTTGCTGGCAAAGCGTTGTCTTCCAGCCGGCTGGC comes from the Cupriavidus basilensis genome and includes:
- the soxY gene encoding thiosulfate oxidation carrier protein SoxY, which translates into the protein MHSKRRDVLRVTSVLALMAATGLISKAQAAEWNKTAFDGKSVADVIKAFGGSGTEKSTAIVFTAPDIAENGAVVPVAVTSNIPGTEQIAILVEKNPNTLAADFIIPAGTEPFVSTRVKMGQTSMVYAAVKAGGKWYVASKEIKVTLGGCGG
- the soxA gene encoding sulfur oxidation c-type cytochrome SoxA; translation: MKTIRRRHTGAALALALAGTVALAAAAVHAQGSTAEEIAKYRQMLAEGNPAELWEAAGEELWKKPAGPKNASLEQCDLGKGPGVTKGAYAELPRLFKDTGRVMDLEQRLAYCRVTLQGLTQEEAMKNPFASTGKPSDIERLVAFVAGESRGIKMNVELNHPEEKRVYALGQKMFFYRGGAYDFACATCHAVDGQRIRLQELPNLLTKQGAQAAYTTWPAYRVSQGEVRSMQHRLYDCLRQQRFPEPAYGSDVITALSLFLARNANGGTYDGPAMKR
- a CDS encoding TlpA family protein disulfide reductase, which encodes MTPSHMAGSLRRARVLLLLAALAWSGAAAALEVGDTVRLPPVQLLDGRVLTPADLAGRPLVVEVWASWCPFCALQNPRLQKLFESTGGARGGLQVLALSIDKDPRDATAYMAKHGYTFPAAMDTPALRAALGKRRGLPELYVIDAHGKVVQKEVGEMLEEEVAALARYATPTQK
- a CDS encoding c-type cytochrome, with the protein product MKQFVIATLMLACAASANAAVDAAKAQEIANKNACMGCHQVDKKLVGPAYKDVAAKYKGDKNALATLTKKVKGGGSGVWGPVPMPANAALSDADLKTVVEWVLAGAPAK
- the soxC gene encoding sulfite dehydrogenase, whose product is MPQQSRPGRIVRAPEHFVSASLQQDITQHGVGASDSPRRDFLRKSFLGAAAALAAGVASRARAADGAAGDDAILTPQPWATTLGQPVAAHPYGQPSPFEKNLVRRESPGLTRVSAASVSFAPLQGFFGIITPNGLHFERHHQGWQDIDPARHRLMINGLVKAPRVYTMDDLMRLPAVSRMHFIECGANTGMEWGNVAVPTVQYTHGMLSCCEFTGVPLKVLLDDAGADFKRGRYLLAEGGDGSGMTRTIAMALADEIIVAWGMNGEMLRPENGYPLRLVVPGVQGVSWVKWLRRLELGDQPWNTKDETVHYVDMMPDGMLRQYTSIQECKSVITTPSGGQQLVGRGFYNISGLAWSGRGRVKRVDVSVDGGRNWRTARLETPVLSKCLTRFNLDWVWDGSPAILQSRAIDETGYVQPRLAQLRAVRGARSIYHNNAIQSWQVADGGEVSNVHVD
- a CDS encoding DsrE family protein — protein: MRRAFIRATAALAAMGLAAKAAAQAAPAAAGKGGRVKVVYQLSEGTDQAVRAMANLRNHLNAAPDTKIVVVAFGYGVDFIVQGARDARGNTFEAAVGALASSGVEFRVCRNTLMARKIPESSLLMEAKVVQAGVVEVAKLQFDEGYAYIKP
- the soxZ gene encoding thiosulfate oxidation carrier complex protein SoxZ; this encodes MADPMRVRAAESGGVVDVKILMKHDMETGQRKDASGKIIPAWHIQSVTAQCKGKEVFQAQFGPAVSKDPFLNFKFKGGAKGDKVTVTWVDNRGDKRTDEATIS
- a CDS encoding c-type cytochrome, with the translated sequence MSTLTNLPGAGRAAMLACAAALCVQVAMAAAPADSARAALGRTATPAEVKAWDIDVRPDFQGLPKGSGTVSQGQKIWDGKCASCHGDFGESNEVFSPIVGGTSAEDIRRGRVASLTGNQPYRTTLMKVSTVSTLWDYIHRAMPWNAPRSLSADDVYAVTAYLLNLGDIVPAEFTLSDGNIAEVQQKMPNRNGMTLQHGLWPGRGRADTRNAACMKDCTPTVRIVSTMPAYARDAHGDLAAQQRTVGPTRGWAGGGASAPAAATPATLGETAGAKLASQYQCMACHATDRKLVGPSFAEVARKYQGQDAQDALAHKIRAGGQGAWGSMPMPPQAQIPDSDLRTVVGWILEAK
- the soxX gene encoding sulfur oxidation c-type cytochrome SoxX; the encoded protein is MLACMGGVAHAQDSAKPAKATKPANITAKAAAVSDADMKTLIESSFTSKGPATVEGVLDRDAMQKACSDYPDRSKVPAAVARKIEAAEFKQIKYPADKQWLGDWKEGEKTAQNGRGMQFSDAVGSPNGANCYACHQMTKAEISFGNIGPSLYQYGKLRGDSEAVLKYTWGKIWDSSAFAACSNMPRFGHKGILTEQQIRDVMALLLDPASPVNQ